Proteins from a single region of Chloroflexota bacterium:
- a CDS encoding ammonium transporter: MVFTDALARHRRIAVIAAVLILTFLYFLLRPAVAHAAADSETTFVLNTFAFLIWGVLVMWMAAGFTMLEAGAVRTKNASMICLKNIGLYSIAGLAYFFVGYNLMYIDVDVERFGGLVGSLSLLYGPSSDELALLDGDQSAAAAVIESGYSVMSDWFFQMVFVATTASIISGALAERVKMWSFFLFILVLTAFIYPVVGAWTWGGGWLADMGFQDFAGSTIVHSTGGWAALAGVIIVGPRLGKYRKDGTVRPTPPSNVLLVTLGVFILWLGWFGFNGGSQLALGSAIDAVAIGHVLVNTNLAAAGGVMAALIISRPLLGRTDLFAGLNGAIAGLVSITAGPDITQHYWAVIIGAIGGIICTLAILLLEKVKLDDVVGAIPAHLFAGVWGTLAVAIAAGANIGVQVIGILAIGAFVFIVSLVLWKVLDVVLSLRVSEQVERLGQDTAELGLEAYPEFVLMPEEHDDD, translated from the coding sequence ATGGTATTCACGGACGCACTTGCACGTCATCGCCGTATCGCAGTAATTGCGGCAGTCTTGATCCTGACATTTCTCTATTTCTTGCTCCGACCGGCGGTTGCCCATGCAGCGGCAGATAGCGAAACTACGTTCGTCCTCAATACGTTTGCATTCCTAATCTGGGGTGTGTTGGTGATGTGGATGGCTGCGGGCTTCACGATGCTCGAGGCCGGCGCGGTACGCACCAAGAACGCCTCCATGATTTGCCTAAAAAACATCGGTCTTTACTCCATCGCCGGGCTTGCTTACTTCTTCGTCGGCTACAACCTTATGTACATCGACGTCGACGTCGAGCGGTTTGGGGGACTGGTAGGATCGCTTAGCCTACTCTATGGCCCATCATCCGATGAACTCGCCTTGCTGGATGGCGATCAAAGCGCTGCGGCGGCTGTGATCGAGAGCGGCTACTCCGTCATGTCCGACTGGTTCTTCCAGATGGTCTTCGTCGCGACCACCGCGTCCATCATTTCCGGCGCCCTGGCCGAGCGGGTTAAAATGTGGTCGTTCTTCCTCTTCATTCTTGTCCTCACAGCATTCATCTACCCAGTGGTAGGCGCTTGGACATGGGGTGGCGGCTGGCTGGCTGATATGGGCTTCCAGGATTTTGCCGGCTCAACTATCGTACACAGCACTGGCGGCTGGGCGGCGCTTGCGGGCGTGATCATCGTCGGCCCCCGCCTTGGCAAGTACCGCAAGGACGGCACCGTTAGACCCACTCCACCTTCCAACGTGCTCCTCGTGACGTTGGGCGTATTCATCCTGTGGTTAGGCTGGTTCGGATTTAATGGCGGCTCGCAACTGGCGCTGGGAAGCGCTATAGATGCAGTCGCGATAGGTCACGTGTTGGTGAATACTAACCTTGCCGCGGCAGGAGGCGTGATGGCCGCCCTCATCATTTCGCGGCCGCTCTTGGGCCGGACTGACCTCTTTGCCGGCTTGAATGGCGCGATTGCCGGTCTCGTCTCAATTACGGCTGGACCCGATATTACGCAGCACTATTGGGCCGTCATCATCGGCGCTATCGGCGGCATCATCTGCACCCTCGCCATATTGTTGCTTGAAAAAGTCAAGCTGGACGATGTTGTCGGGGCAATCCCCGCCCACTTGTTCGCGGGCGTTTGGGGAACTCTGGCGGTTGCCATTGCCGCCGGCGCCAATATCGGCGTGCAAGTTATCGGCATTCTTGCCATAGGCGCATTTGTTTTCATAGTCTCGCTGGTCCTCTGGAAAGTACTCGATGTGGTTCTCAGCTTGCGGGTCTCCGAGCAGGTCGAGCGCCTGGGACAAGACACGGCAGAGCTGGGATTAGAAGCCTATCCCGAGTTTGTACTCATGCCTGAAGAGCATGATGATGACTAG
- a CDS encoding alpha-E domain-containing protein, with the protein MLSRSAQGLYWMGRYLERAQHLCRLLQLQTAALVDRPVQEIYFGWSRIYITVNRLPPGGSLEFTDSDDFTLADSYTLADDLTFERSNPGSVWSCFAMARENARQTRNCVSAEMWSHLNLVYLRLQDRDIQDIWTTSPESFYSRTTNEIDTFMGVAAGTMYRDEGWHFLQLGRFIERAQLAVSLFLAQLASEVHFEESSEADWISLLRAYHALEVYNRSYSVEMQPGQVLDLLVTDPLLPDSLCQSLDVLGAQLDAIGKGPSAESSGATRRLAGRLGSLIHYEWPDQEDRKETLQDLGAFCRDLHSLIVQTYFDYQVDDSPV; encoded by the coding sequence ATGCTCTCACGCAGCGCACAGGGCCTCTACTGGATGGGGCGGTATCTTGAGCGGGCGCAGCACCTCTGCCGCCTTCTGCAACTGCAGACGGCGGCTTTGGTGGACCGCCCCGTCCAGGAAATCTACTTTGGGTGGAGTCGTATTTACATAACTGTAAATCGGCTGCCGCCCGGCGGCAGCCTGGAATTCACCGATAGCGATGACTTCACGCTGGCAGACTCGTACACGCTGGCGGATGATCTCACCTTCGAGCGTTCCAATCCCGGCTCCGTCTGGAGTTGCTTTGCCATGGCGCGGGAAAACGCCCGTCAAACGCGCAATTGCGTGAGCGCAGAGATGTGGTCGCACTTAAACCTGGTCTACCTGCGGCTGCAAGATCGAGACATACAGGACATCTGGACCACATCCCCCGAGAGTTTCTACAGCCGGACCACCAACGAGATTGACACCTTCATGGGTGTAGCCGCAGGCACCATGTACCGTGACGAAGGTTGGCACTTTCTGCAGCTTGGTCGCTTCATTGAACGCGCCCAACTCGCAGTCTCGTTGTTTCTTGCCCAACTCGCTTCTGAAGTCCACTTCGAAGAGTCATCCGAAGCGGACTGGATTAGCTTGCTACGCGCCTACCATGCTTTGGAAGTCTATAACCGCAGTTATAGCGTGGAAATGCAGCCGGGCCAGGTGTTGGATCTGCTTGTCACCGATCCGCTGCTACCTGATTCGTTGTGCCAGTCCCTCGACGTCTTGGGAGCCCAGCTAGACGCAATTGGCAAGGGTCCAAGTGCCGAATCCAGTGGCGCCACACGTCGGCTTGCCGGTCGCTTAGGATCGTTGATCCATTACGAATGGCCGGACCAGGAAGACCGGAAGGAGACCTTGCAGGACTTGGGCGCGTTCTGCCGGGACCTTCACAGCCTCATTGTGCAGACGTATTTCGATTACCAAGTCGACGATTCCCCTGTCTAA
- a CDS encoding circularly permuted type 2 ATP-grasp protein yields MFLPDGTPRKHSRDLHEILCQLTSEELVSIQDRVTRSFSNEGITFTVYGDDEADERIIPIDSLPRILSNTEWQRIESGLKQRIKALNIFLEDVYGESQTKNLYGEPRIVHDGVIPVDMVRGCPQYRVEMRGFSAPHGTWVAVCGSDLVRTSEGFCVLEDNLRVPSGVSYMLANREAVKKSFRRLYRRSRVREIENYGQVLQTTLRELAPGGQSDPTIVLLTPGVYNSAFYEHIFLAREIGAELVEGRDLLVNNGFVYMRTTTGLRRVDVVYRRVDDDFLDPLVFRPDSLLGVPGLLHAYKLGNVALVNAPGTGVADDKSMYAYVPDMIRYYLGEEPILANVETFLCRRREDLEYTLDNLQDLVVKRVGESGGYGMLIGPHSTPEERDEFAEQLRADPAGFISQPVLALSRSPCFIEGNFEPRHVDLRPFVLHGRETRIVPGAFCRVALRRGSLVVNSSQGGGGKDFWVVED; encoded by the coding sequence CCGTAAACACAGCCGAGACCTTCACGAGATTCTTTGCCAGTTAACTTCCGAAGAGCTGGTTAGCATTCAGGATAGGGTTACACGATCCTTCTCCAATGAAGGCATTACTTTCACGGTGTACGGCGACGACGAGGCTGATGAGCGCATAATTCCAATCGACTCTCTGCCCCGCATCCTCTCAAACACTGAGTGGCAGAGGATCGAATCCGGTCTCAAGCAGCGAATCAAAGCGCTGAATATCTTCCTAGAGGATGTATACGGGGAGTCTCAAACCAAGAACCTCTATGGTGAGCCGCGCATCGTTCATGACGGTGTGATTCCCGTGGATATGGTGCGCGGATGCCCGCAATACCGGGTCGAGATGCGCGGGTTTTCGGCCCCCCACGGCACGTGGGTCGCAGTCTGCGGCTCAGACTTGGTGCGCACCAGCGAGGGTTTCTGCGTGCTAGAGGATAACCTGCGCGTTCCCTCCGGTGTATCCTATATGCTAGCCAACCGCGAGGCAGTAAAGAAGAGCTTCCGCCGCCTGTATCGGCGCTCTCGCGTGCGAGAAATCGAGAACTACGGTCAGGTGCTCCAAACAACCCTACGGGAACTCGCGCCGGGCGGGCAATCCGACCCCACGATAGTCTTGCTGACTCCGGGTGTATATAATTCCGCCTTCTACGAGCACATCTTCTTGGCGCGCGAAATCGGTGCAGAGCTCGTGGAGGGCCGCGACCTGCTTGTCAACAACGGTTTTGTTTACATGCGCACTACCACGGGGCTGCGGCGGGTAGACGTTGTTTACCGGCGTGTGGACGACGATTTCCTGGACCCGCTGGTTTTTCGCCCGGATTCGCTTCTCGGCGTGCCGGGACTTCTACACGCCTACAAACTTGGGAACGTCGCCCTGGTGAATGCGCCGGGCACGGGCGTTGCCGACGACAAGAGCATGTACGCGTACGTGCCCGACATGATTCGCTACTACCTCGGAGAGGAACCGATCCTTGCCAACGTGGAGACGTTTCTCTGTCGGCGACGCGAGGACTTGGAATATACGCTTGACAATTTACAAGACCTAGTGGTAAAACGTGTCGGTGAATCCGGTGGCTACGGCATGCTGATTGGCCCCCACTCTACTCCTGAAGAGCGGGATGAATTTGCTGAACAGTTGCGCGCGGACCCAGCCGGATTTATCTCACAGCCAGTTCTTGCGCTCTCGCGGTCGCCATGCTTCATCGAAGGAAACTTCGAGCCACGTCACGTGGACTTGCGACCGTTTGTGCTGCATGGCCGCGAGACCCGCATCGTTCCCGGGGCGTTCTGCCGTGTCGCCTTGCGCCGCGGCAGCTTGGTAGTCAATTCTAGTCAAGGAGGAGGAGGCAAGGACTTCTGGGTGGTGGAAGACTGA
- a CDS encoding DUF87 domain-containing protein — protein MDEIGLVGSPSTTARVTVDIMEDAADFPLRGQLVSLIHQLDNSYLIALGTVMEIKTSNRWHEDPNMRGVLKHHGSLPHLSAVGDVRTADVAVQAVYIADHENPACGSPAKESGGALAMSPTTGARVRKITDQFLSNLLRRHESNIIRLGMAYGMEDVRLPLTLRHFGSAATGGAGEAYHIGIFGMTGSGKSGFAAYLLAAYARHTDLGILIIDPQGQFASEAGLPFSLQRCSKEMGREVKVLSVSQDLRLRKNAPLFIELLESTRFFKDLLSIRSKDPSESAVAELTRVVQSQENWPEKDAASLLRSVLEVLAGDDSAIERIYATIQHRKKLSAQIHSILDNEQVFRMARDQFEPLHSLFSSKNLSGGNRESMESVLHGLLNTDVQTRPVIIVDVSSKDVSGVADSDSPAAILETTRIKARLLREICGSIARVAESRFKENRTLNTMVVFDEAQRFAAESPEDDESISLADRLVDYVRTTRKFGLGWMFITQEINSLRRGIYSQLRVRSFGYGLTSGTELQRLRETIGDPEALDLYRSFVDPQAIRPSQYTFMITGPVSPLSFTGAPVFLSVYTDFAKFKSDNNL, from the coding sequence CCAGTACAACGGCAAGAGTGACCGTTGACATCATGGAAGATGCTGCCGACTTTCCGCTGCGCGGCCAGCTTGTCTCCCTGATTCATCAGCTAGACAACAGCTACTTAATCGCTCTAGGTACTGTCATGGAGATTAAGACATCAAATCGATGGCATGAGGATCCAAACATGCGAGGAGTTCTCAAGCATCATGGCAGTCTTCCGCATCTTAGCGCGGTTGGTGATGTTCGAACGGCTGATGTGGCCGTGCAAGCTGTCTATATCGCAGACCATGAGAATCCTGCATGTGGAAGTCCTGCCAAGGAAAGTGGCGGAGCCCTTGCTATGTCCCCGACAACGGGTGCCCGAGTGCGAAAAATTACGGACCAATTCTTGTCTAATCTTCTTCGACGCCACGAGAGCAACATCATACGGTTGGGGATGGCTTACGGCATGGAGGATGTTAGGCTACCTTTGACTCTCCGCCACTTTGGTTCCGCGGCGACTGGTGGTGCTGGCGAAGCATATCATATTGGCATCTTTGGAATGACTGGGAGTGGTAAGTCAGGTTTCGCTGCATACTTGCTCGCTGCATATGCACGCCACACTGATCTCGGAATACTCATCATTGATCCACAAGGACAATTCGCGAGCGAGGCAGGCCTTCCTTTCTCACTTCAGAGATGCTCGAAGGAGATGGGGAGAGAGGTCAAAGTGCTGTCTGTTTCTCAAGACCTGCGCCTTCGAAAAAACGCACCCCTGTTTATTGAGCTATTGGAAAGCACTCGCTTCTTCAAAGACCTCCTATCAATTCGTAGCAAAGATCCATCTGAATCGGCGGTAGCCGAACTTACACGTGTCGTTCAAAGTCAAGAAAACTGGCCAGAGAAAGATGCTGCGTCGCTCTTGCGGAGTGTATTGGAAGTTCTTGCAGGCGACGACTCAGCTATTGAGCGAATTTATGCAACAATACAACACAGAAAGAAGCTATCGGCACAGATTCATTCAATTTTGGACAACGAACAGGTCTTTCGGATGGCTCGGGATCAATTTGAGCCACTCCACTCACTGTTTTCAAGCAAGAATCTCAGTGGTGGAAACCGAGAATCCATGGAATCTGTGCTACACGGTCTGTTGAATACTGATGTGCAGACACGTCCGGTGATAATAGTTGACGTATCTAGCAAGGATGTTTCAGGAGTTGCCGATTCCGATTCACCTGCCGCTATCCTAGAGACAACTCGCATTAAGGCACGTTTACTACGTGAGATTTGCGGTTCTATCGCAAGAGTTGCAGAAAGTCGCTTTAAAGAAAACCGCACTCTCAATACAATGGTTGTCTTCGACGAAGCTCAACGCTTCGCGGCGGAGAGCCCTGAAGACGACGAATCTATTTCCCTTGCTGACCGACTAGTAGATTATGTTCGAACTACCAGAAAATTCGGTCTTGGTTGGATGTTCATTACCCAGGAGATCAATTCATTGCGCCGAGGCATTTACTCTCAACTCAGAGTGCGCAGCTTTGGGTATGGTCTTACCTCAGGTACTGAGCTGCAACGCCTCCGTGAAACCATAGGGGACCCAGAAGCTCTAGACCTCTATCGATCTTTCGTTGACCCTCAGGCAATCCGACCATCACAGTATACTTTCATGATTACGGGTCCAGTTTCGCCGTTGTCATTTACAGGTGCTCCGGTGTTCCTATCGGTTTACACTGACTTTGCCAAATTCAAGAGTGACAACAACCTTTAA
- a CDS encoding transglutaminase family protein produces MAGSNRFEIAHTSHYRYSSPARHSVMSLCLQPRNSVKQQLVHFDLTTEPVSHYSVGIDPYGNTKHVFSVHQWHESLKITARATVDMGPVVQLPTSLDSGAWDKIHAWRDSFALWDFTHDSPLAQSSPALTAFIEREGIKPDDDPLQALGSLSEQLNRAFDYVPGSTSVASPIEHILESGRGVCQDYAHVMIAVARSWGVPSRYVSGYVHVTGEGRAHAPTLAQMQTSPQTQASSQTPTSSQTQTSSDSPQTATHAWVECRLPGLGWVGFDPTNQTLAGNHHVSIAIGRDYQDVPPSKGVLHGFVESDLEVDVRMRLLPPAPAETA; encoded by the coding sequence ATGGCCGGATCGAACCGCTTCGAGATCGCGCACACTTCTCATTACCGGTACTCGTCTCCGGCGCGGCACTCGGTGATGTCGCTCTGCCTGCAGCCGCGCAACAGCGTCAAGCAGCAACTCGTGCACTTCGATCTGACCACAGAGCCTGTTTCCCACTACAGTGTAGGGATTGATCCCTACGGGAACACGAAACACGTCTTTAGCGTGCATCAATGGCACGAGTCCCTTAAGATTACCGCCCGCGCCACAGTAGATATGGGTCCGGTCGTCCAGCTTCCTACCTCTTTGGACTCCGGAGCTTGGGACAAGATTCACGCGTGGCGCGATTCTTTCGCGCTCTGGGACTTTACGCACGATAGCCCGCTGGCGCAGTCATCGCCCGCCCTCACGGCCTTCATCGAGCGGGAGGGCATCAAGCCTGACGACGATCCCCTTCAGGCCCTCGGTTCACTATCTGAACAGTTGAATCGCGCTTTCGACTACGTGCCCGGCAGCACGTCGGTTGCCTCACCCATCGAGCACATTTTGGAATCCGGCCGGGGCGTGTGTCAGGACTATGCCCACGTCATGATTGCCGTTGCGCGCTCGTGGGGCGTGCCGTCGCGCTACGTCTCCGGCTACGTCCATGTAACAGGCGAAGGCCGCGCGCACGCGCCTACCCTCGCGCAGATGCAGACTTCGCCGCAGACGCAGGCTTCGTCACAGACGCCGACCTCGTCGCAGACGCAGACCTCGTCAGATTCGCCGCAGACCGCCACCCACGCGTGGGTAGAATGCCGCTTGCCCGGCCTCGGCTGGGTGGGATTCGATCCCACGAATCAGACCCTGGCCGGCAACCATCACGTCTCTATCGCTATAGGACGTGACTATCAGGACGTGCCACCGTCTAAGGGCGTACTGCACGGCTTCGTTGAGAGTGACCTCGAGGTGGACGTCCGCATGCGCCTGCTGCCGCCAGCGCCGGCCGAAACGGCGTGA